The proteins below are encoded in one region of Aspergillus nidulans FGSC A4 chromosome III:
- a CDS encoding SANT/Myb-like DNA-binding domain-containing protein (transcript_id=CADANIAT00005916), which produces MSATLADPYRDYAIDYTQHATCKPEEHEGTLVYHSQQPHIQHTKQTDTSFTSGNSHGAAFEQHHANATVLPTATPQTAVPDISQAVVLNQAQMLPRQLPVQYATANYDIASSVQRGKKRPHSETDPESGNTDHGIRQLPVLPPDAPSEPTHSPELLFSVHGESAQHHHPMQTHGFGPTDPMSLPQHHHHHHLPPHASLRTAERQGINVETSPLASGPPSVVGQPGMPDPAPRPRGPKLKFTPEEDALLVELKENKNLTWKQIADFFPGRTSGTLQVRYCTKLKAKDVAWSDEMVQRLRRAIQEYENDRWRIIAGKVGNGFTPAACREKATQL; this is translated from the exons ATGTCCGCGACGCTGGCGGATCCGTATCGAGACTATGCCATTGACTATACTCAACATGCCACCTGCAAGCCTGAGGAACATGAAGGCACGCTCGTATATCATTCCCAACAGCCACATATTCAGCACACGAAACAGACAGACACATCTTTCACTTCCGGAAACTCGCACGGCGCAGCATTCGAGCAGCACCATGCGAATGCGACCGTACTCCCAACGGCAACACCACAAACTGCAGTCCCTGATATTTCACAGGCAGTCGTCCTCAACCAAGCTCAGATGCTCCCCCGTCAGCTTCCGGTGCAGTACGCGACTGCCAACTATGACATTGCGTCCTCTGTCCAGCGCGGCAAGAAACGGCCTCATTCCGAAACTGACCCTGAGAGTGGTAACACAGACCATGGAATCAGACAGTTGCCAGTCCTCCCACCAGATGCTCCTTCCGAACCAACCCATTCTCCCGAATTACTTTTCTCCGTACATGGAGAATCTGCGCAGCACCATCACCCCATGCAAACCCACGGGTTTGGGCCAACCGACCCAATGTCCTTACCGCaacatcatcaccaccaccatctccCGCCCCATGCGTCGCTACGAACAGCCGAGCGCCAGGGTATAAATGTTGAGACCTCACCTCTGGCATCTGGCCCACCGAGCGTCGTGGGTCAGCCGGGCATGCCTGATCCAGCGCCTCGACCGCGAGGGCCCAAACTCAAGTTTACCCCAGAGGAGGATGCGTTGCTAGTCGAactgaaagaaaacaaaaatTTGACTTGGAAGCAAATAGCCGATTTCTTTCCCGGCCGGACTAGCGGGACCTTGCAGGTCCGCTATTGTACCAAACTTAAGGCAAAGGATGTGGCCTGGAGTGACGAAATG GTACAACGTCTACGGCGGGCTATCCAAGAATACGAAAATGATCGTTGGCGTATAATCGCTGGAAAGGTGGGTAATGGATTCACACCAGCAGCCTGTCGAGAAAAGGCAACACAGCTTTAA